The window CGCTATCGCGACCCGTGTTTTTTGAAGCCAACCGGCTCAAACAGTTAGAAAGCGCCCAATCTGAAGGGACGGCGCTGAGGCTGTGGCGCGGGGGGCGTCCGGGGCTAGCCGTTGCCTACGGGCCGGTGGATGCCCAAAACTTAGTGGATCGTGCCATTGCCCTCAGTCAGCTTAATCAACCGGAAAATATAGAACTCACCGCAGCTCAAGCATCTTCTTACCCCGATGTAGGAGAAGCGGTGCCGGTTGAGGTGCTGGTGAATTGGGGCAAAGAAGCAATTGCCTTGGTTCGCGACCCTTATCCAGAGGTTTTGTGTAGCGCTGAGTGGGATTGTGAAGTCGAAAGCACTCGCCTGCTCAACTCGCTTGGCTTAGATTGCAGTTACACCGACACCACACTCAGTTGTTACCTCTCCGGTGAATGGGTGCGCGGCGATGATTTTTTGAGTGTTGGCGACGGTCAAACCCAGCGGGGACACCTAGAACCGGCAATCCTCGCCCAGCGAATTTTGCAGCGGTTAGATTGGTCAAAGGAAAATGTGCCATCGCCGACAGGTCGTGTGCCGGTGTTGTTTACCTCTAAAGCTGCTGATATGCTTTGGGGTACAGTCCAGGCCGCTCTTAATGGCAAACTGGTTATCGAAAAATCCTCGCCTTGGAGTGATCACCTTGGCGAAGCTGTGATTTCCAACGCCCTTACCATTTTCCAAGACCCAGATGTCGGCCCGTTTAGCTGCCCTTTTGACGATGAAGGCACGCCAACGCACTCTCTAGTCTTTATTCAAAATGGCATTTTGCAGCTGTTCTACACCGATCACACCACGGGACGAATTTTAGGTAACGGCACCACCGGCAACGGATTTCGCCCCGGTTTAGGCAGTTATCCCACGCCAGGTTTATTTAATTTACTCATACAACCCGGATCGCGAGACTTAGAGCAACTGATCGCCCAGCTAGATGACGCCATTGTGGTGGATCAAATGCTGGGTGGCGGTGCCGGCCTGTCTGGCGACTTTTCGATTAATGTCGATCTCGGCTACCGAATTAAAAACGGCGAAATTATCGGTCGCGTTAAAGACACTATGGTAGCCGGCAACGTTTATACCGCCCTGAAGCAAGTGCTCGAACTTGGCAGTGATGCCGACTGGAACGGCGCTTGTTACACGCCCTCTATTATTGTGG of the Microcoleus sp. FACHB-68 genome contains:
- a CDS encoding TldD/PmbA family protein; the protein is MGSENLQLEASAEQLLELAAKSGAEAAEVFQSRSLSRPVFFEANRLKQLESAQSEGTALRLWRGGRPGLAVAYGPVDAQNLVDRAIALSQLNQPENIELTAAQASSYPDVGEAVPVEVLVNWGKEAIALVRDPYPEVLCSAEWDCEVESTRLLNSLGLDCSYTDTTLSCYLSGEWVRGDDFLSVGDGQTQRGHLEPAILAQRILQRLDWSKENVPSPTGRVPVLFTSKAADMLWGTVQAALNGKLVIEKSSPWSDHLGEAVISNALTIFQDPDVGPFSCPFDDEGTPTHSLVFIQNGILQLFYTDHTTGRILGNGTTGNGFRPGLGSYPTPGLFNLLIQPGSRDLEQLIAQLDDAIVVDQMLGGGAGLSGDFSINVDLGYRIKNGEIIGRVKDTMVAGNVYTALKQVLELGSDADWNGACYTPSIIVEGLSTTGRS